In a single window of the Methanobrevibacter sp. genome:
- a CDS encoding ribonuclease H-like domain-containing protein, translated as MNGYSEHEEYLRNTLLGIDNSSNSKQKEKKMSSSYFKDLKEKLLMQYENKSLKDVMDCKICETSFGDALKITTKEKIDFSLTDNDFKNQINHNLKLLPKIGLKTEENLKNKGYPTIESLKGHDKYADIASKFLNNLEDMSFHEIVDLLDDNKYSKKCRDNLLKCISLTDVENFKFMDIETKGLSNVPIILIGVAEIKNDKIIASQYFLRDYVEEPNIIEAYLSHLDENSVHVTFNGKSFDVPFIRNRCIYNRVDHNLDLPHLDLMYFAKNLWKDSLPNCQLQTIEQEIFGITRQDDVPGQYIPGYYDTYLSEKNIGPVVPIIEHNCQDIISLASFLEKMYEDVN; from the coding sequence ATGAATGGTTATAGTGAACATGAAGAATATTTGAGAAATACATTATTGGGGATAGATAATTCATCAAATTCTAAGCAAAAGGAAAAGAAAATGTCCAGTAGTTATTTTAAAGATTTAAAAGAGAAATTATTAATGCAATATGAAAATAAATCGTTAAAGGATGTAATGGATTGTAAAATCTGTGAAACTTCATTTGGAGATGCATTAAAGATAACTACAAAGGAAAAGATTGATTTTAGTCTTACAGATAATGATTTTAAAAATCAGATTAATCATAATCTGAAATTACTTCCAAAAATTGGTCTTAAAACTGAAGAAAACCTTAAAAATAAAGGTTATCCAACAATTGAATCACTCAAAGGCCATGATAAATATGCAGATATTGCATCAAAATTTCTAAACAATCTTGAAGATATGTCTTTTCATGAAATCGTTGACTTGCTTGATGATAATAAGTACTCCAAAAAGTGTAGGGATAATCTACTTAAATGCATAAGCTTGACTGATGTTGAAAACTTTAAATTTATGGATATTGAAACCAAGGGACTTTCAAATGTTCCAATTATATTGATTGGTGTTGCTGAAATTAAAAATGATAAGATAATTGCATCACAATATTTTCTAAGGGATTATGTTGAAGAACCGAATATCATTGAAGCATATCTCAGTCATTTGGATGAGAATTCAGTTCATGTGACATTCAATGGAAAAAGTTTTGATGTTCCATTTATTAGGAATAGATGCATTTACAATAGAGTTGATCATAACTTGGATTTACCTCATTTGGATTTAATGTATTTTGCAAAGAATTTATGGAAAGATTCACTTCCAAACTGTCAACTTCAAACTATTGAACAAGAGATTTTTGGAATAACTCGTCAAGATGATGTTCCTGGACAGTATATTCCAGGATATTATGATACTTATTTATCAGAGAAGAATATAGGTCCTGTTGTACCTATTATAGAACACAACTGTCAAGATATTATTTCACTTGCAAGTTTTCTTGAGAAAATGTATGAGGATGTAAATTAA